A DNA window from Fragaria vesca subsp. vesca linkage group LG3, FraVesHawaii_1.0, whole genome shotgun sequence contains the following coding sequences:
- the LOC101311367 gene encoding GDSL esterase/lipase At4g16230-like: protein MCSAIDCPANFVFGDSLLEVGNNNHIPSLSKADYPPNGIDFGRPNGRYTNGRTVIDIIGQTLGFKEFTPPYLAPTTAGSVILRGANYASGGGGILNETGKIYVGRINMDAQIDYFANTRQDIISSIGLPAAVELLRRSLFSVEIGSNDFLSNYLVPVITEVKRKLIPPETFVGILIARFRLQLTRLYKLGARKMVVINIGPIGCIPFEREVNLVADPDLCAEFPNQLARLFNAKLRTLVTELNKNLPGARFVYANAYSIVEDIIDNYISYGFENRNSACCSTVGRYGGLIACGPQPTMVCEDRSKYVFWDPYHPSDASNMIIARRLLYGNSSDISPMNVVQLLQAS, encoded by the exons ATGTGTTCCGCAATAGATTGTCCTGCTAATTTTGTGTTTGGGGATTCTCTGCTTGAAGTTGGAAACAACAACCACATTCCCTCACTCTCTAAAGCTGATTATCCTCCTAATGGAATCGATTTCGGAAGGCCTAACGGGCGATACACAAATGGAAGAACCGTTATTGACATTATAG GTCAGACTCTGGGTTTCAAGGAGTTCACTCCTCCTTACTTAGCTCCTACAACAGCTGGATCAGTAATTCTGAGGGGTGCCAACTATGCTTCAGGTGGAGGTGGAATTCTTAATGAAACAGGAAAAATATAT GTTGGTCGAATAAACATGGATGCACAGATAGATTATTTTGCCAATACCAGACAAGACATTATCTCAAGCATTGGTCTTCCTGCAGCAGTAGAGCTACTTAGAAGATCTCTCTTCTCGGTAGAAATCGGCTCAAACGATTTCCTCAGTAACTACTTGGTGCCGGTTATAACTGAGGTTAAGAGGAAGTTGATACCTCCGGAAACCTTTGTTGGCATTTTGATTGCAAGATTCCGACTACAACTGACG AGACTGTATAAATTGGGTGCAAGGAAGATGGTTGTGATAAATATAGGACCTATTGGGTGCATACCATTTGAGAGGGAAGTAAATCTGGTAGCTGATCCAGATCTGTGTGCTGAATTTCCAAATCAATTAGCTCGATTATTCAACGCCAAGCTAAGGACCCTTGTCACCGAGCTAAACAAGAATCTTCCCGGGGCCAGATTTGTGTATGCAAATGCTTATAGTATTGTGGAAGACATAATTGACAACTATATATCATATG GTTTCGAGAATAGAAACTCTGCGTGCTGCAGTACAGTAGGGCGCTACGGGGGTCTAATCGCATGCGGTCCTCAACCCACAATGGTGTGCGAGGACCGATCGAAGTATGTGTTCTGGGATCCTTACCATCCTTCTGATGCTTCAAACATGATCATAGCAAGGCGTCTCTTGTATGGGAACTCCAGTGATATTTCACCCATGAATGTAGTGCAACTCCTCCAAGCTTCTTGA
- the LOC101304553 gene encoding 3-hydroxybutyryl-CoA dehydratase-like, translating into MDRKQSTPENPILVNREPDGIAYVTINRPKLLNSLTKAMITDLARIFKSLNQDDSVRVIILSGTGRAFCSGVDLTAAEDVFKGDVKDIETDPVAQMERCKKPIIAAVNGFAVTAGFEIALACDIVVAAKGAKFIDTHARFGIFPSWGLSQKLSRIIGANKAREVSLTATPLTAEVGERLGFVNHVVGETELLKKAWEIAEAIVKNNQDMVVRYKAVINDGVKLDLGHALTLEKERAHEYYNGMTKDQFRKMQEFIAGRSSKKPSSKL; encoded by the exons ATGGACCGAAAACAATCCACGCCGGAAAATCCCATCCTCGTGAACCGCGAACCGGACGGGATCGCCTACGTCACCATCAACCGTCCAAAGCTGCTTAACTCCCTCACCAAGGCTATGATCACGGATCTCGCCCGGATCTTCAAGTCCCTAAACCAAGACGATTCGGTCCGGGTCATTATTCTCTCGGGTACGGGTCGGGCCTTCTGCTCCGGCGTCGATCTCACCGCCGCCGAGGACGTTTTCAAAGGCGACGTCAAGGACATCGAGACCGACCCGGTCGCCCAGATGGAGCGCTGCAAGAAGCCCATCATCGCCGCCGTCAACGGCTTCGCGGTCACCGCCGGATTCGAAATCGCGCTCGCCTGTGACATCGTCGTCGCCGCTAAGGGAGCCAAGTTCATCGACACTCATGCCAG ATTTGGCATATTTCCGTCGTGGGGTTTGTCTCAGAAGCTTTCGAGAATTATAGGGGCGAACAAAGCGCGGGAGGTGTCGCTGACGGCGACGCCGTTGACGGCGGAGGTGGGGGAGAGGTTGGGGTTTGTGAACCATGTTGTGGGGGAGACTGAGTTGTTGAAGAAAGCGTGGGAAATAGCTGAGGCTATTGTGAAGAACAACCAGGACATGGTGGTGAGGTACAAGGCTGTTATTAATGATGGGGTCAAGCTGGACCTGGGCCATGCTCTTACATTAGAAAAG GAGAGGGCTCATGAATATTACAATGGAATGACCAAGGATCAGTTTAGGAAGATGCAAGAGTTTATAGCCGGTCGGAGTTCGAAAAAGCCTTCTTCCAAGTTGTAG
- the LOC101311085 gene encoding GDSL esterase/lipase At4g16230-like: MGDSFTDGKFILGIIFALWRICLAQEPPACFVFGDSLVDVGNNNYIVTLSKANYPPNGIDFGKPTGRFTNGRTIIDIIGESLGFKEFTPPYLAPTTAGPVILKGVNYASGAGGILNETGKLFVGRINLDAQIDDFTNTRQDIISRIGLPAAVELLNRALFSVTIGSNDFINNYLSPVISEAERKSIPPETFVGILIARLRLQITRLYNLGAKKIVMVNVGPIGCIPYQREVNRVADPDSCAAFPNQLARSFNAKLRTLVTELNKNLPGAKFVYADVYSIVEDIIDNYKSYGFQNTNSACCRVAGRYGGLTPCGPQPSKVCVNRSKYVFWDAYHPSDASNVIIARRFLYGNSSDISPMNVVQLLQAS, from the exons ATGGGGGACTCGTTTACAGATGGAAAATTCATTCTTGGCATTATTTTTGCACTGTGGAGAATCTGTTTGGCACAGGAACCTCCTGCTTGTTTCGTTTTTGGGGATTCTCTGGTTGATGTTGGAAACAACAACTACATTGTGACACTATCCAAAGCTAATTATCCTCCCAATGGAATTGATTTCGGAAAGCCTACAGGACGATTCACAAACGGAAGAACCATTATTGATATTATAG GTGAGAGTCTGGGTTTCAAGGAGTTCACTCCTCCTTACTTAGCTCCCACAACAGCTGGACCAGTAATTCTGAAGGGTGTCAACTATGCTTCAGGTGCAGGAGGAATTCTTAATGAAACAGGAAAATTATTT GTTGGTAGAATAAACTTGGATGCACAGATAGATGACTTTACGAATACCAGGCAAGACATTATCTCAAGAATTGGTCTTCCTGCAGCTGTGGAACTACTTAACCGAGCTCTCTTCTCAGTAACAATCGGCTCGAATGATTTCATCAATAACTACTTGTCACCAGTTATTTCTGAGGCTGAGAGGAAGTCAATACCCCCGGAAACCTTTGTTGGCATTTTGATCGCAAGACTCAGACTACAAATTACA AGACTGTACAATTTAGGTGCAAAGAAGATTGTTATGGTAAATGTAGGACCTATTGGCTGTATACCCTATCAGAGGGAAGTGAATCGAGTAGCTGATCCAGATAGCTGTGCTGCATTTCCGAATCAATTAGCACGTTCATTCAACGCCAAGCTAAGAACCCTTGTCACCGAGCTAAACAAGAATCTTCCCGGGGCCAAATTTGTGTATGCAGATGTTTATAGCATTGTAGAAGACATCATTGACAACTACAAATCATATG GTTTCCAGAATACAAACTCTGCATGCTGCAGAGTTGCAGGGCGCTACGGGGGTTTAACTCCATGCGGTCCTCAGCCATCGAAAGTTTGCGTGAACCGATCCAAGTATGTGTTTTGGGACGCTTACCATCCTTCTGATGCTTCAAATGTGATCATAGCAAGGCGTTTCTTGTATGGGAACTCCAGTGATATTTCACCCATGAATGTAGTGCAACTCCTCCAAGCTTCTTGA